One window of Cryobacterium arcticum genomic DNA carries:
- a CDS encoding anti-sigma factor domain-containing protein translates to MTHLDRDTLALVALAELELSPQERAHLADCPGCTGELDALRRTVLIGRSAGSVDLVEPADAVWGRIHAALGLSEDVVGVPRLAAPQDAAAAEELVADGAAVRPEGPVAADATEVDPRGESDEVPWAPGAPNGPGHTGAAVPGAGHRHVTGGAARGPASVVDLGRRRRRWLPLAAAACAVGLVGGIAAGAWWQATRPPAPVPVIAEAQLDALPGWTASGSAAVEEDADGRRDVVVDLTEGDATAGLREVWLLTADATGLVSVGLLDGSSGRFSIPADLDLSQYPVVDVSAEPDDGNPAHSGDSIVRGTLHGL, encoded by the coding sequence ATGACGCATCTTGACCGCGACACCCTCGCCCTGGTCGCGCTCGCGGAGCTCGAACTCAGCCCCCAGGAACGCGCCCATCTGGCCGACTGCCCCGGCTGCACGGGCGAGCTGGATGCGTTGCGCCGCACCGTGTTGATCGGCCGCAGCGCCGGCAGTGTCGACCTGGTCGAACCGGCGGATGCTGTCTGGGGGCGCATCCACGCGGCCCTCGGGCTGTCCGAGGACGTGGTCGGGGTACCGCGACTGGCGGCTCCGCAGGACGCCGCGGCCGCGGAGGAGCTTGTTGCGGACGGTGCTGCCGTGCGACCGGAAGGTCCCGTGGCGGCCGACGCTACGGAGGTCGATCCGAGAGGTGAGAGCGACGAGGTGCCGTGGGCTCCGGGCGCACCGAACGGTCCTGGTCACACGGGCGCCGCGGTTCCGGGCGCTGGGCATCGTCACGTGACCGGCGGGGCGGCGCGAGGGCCGGCATCCGTCGTAGATCTCGGCCGCCGGCGGCGCCGCTGGCTGCCCCTGGCCGCCGCCGCCTGCGCGGTGGGCCTGGTGGGCGGCATCGCCGCCGGGGCCTGGTGGCAGGCGACCCGGCCGCCCGCGCCGGTGCCGGTGATCGCCGAGGCGCAGCTCGACGCGCTTCCCGGCTGGACGGCCAGCGGCAGCGCCGCCGTGGAAGAGGACGCGGACGGCCGGCGCGACGTGGTGGTGGACCTGACCGAGGGCGACGCCACCGCCGGGCTGCGCGAGGTGTGGCTGCTCACCGCCGACGCGACCGGGCTCGTGAGCGTGGGGCTGCTCGACGGCTCGAGCGGCCGGTTCAGCATTCCGGCAGACCTCGACCTGTCCCAGTACCCCGTGGTGGACGTCTCCGCCGAACCCGACGACGGCAACCCGGCGCACTCGGGCGACTCAATCGTGCGCGGCACCCTGCACGGCCTCTAA
- a CDS encoding SGNH/GDSL hydrolase family protein has protein sequence MADPRTPTNDHRTATNVPRTPMNDRLVPAKPAGPTRRHKMLLLGAGLLVVLGGTAAVGFALTGFGAASTSSLVPTLPPSAAEPAPAASPTDSAEPGEAAEPAAPVPSPAPVAVFLGDSYTQGYGAVPVERRWSSLVAADAGWTEVNQGLGGTGYVTPADLHACGLDYCPTYVERVPGVIAAAPDIVVVAGGQNDRWALAGNPDQVRAAVDATFDGIRQGLPNARMIAVGPSTAEAPTALIVELDGWVRAAAERVGAEYVSLIEPVLIEEAMIAPDRVHVTDAGYRALADRVLAQTNR, from the coding sequence ATGGCCGACCCGCGCACTCCGACGAACGACCACCGCACAGCGACGAACGTCCCGCGCACGCCGATGAACGACCGGCTTGTTCCCGCGAAACCGGCCGGGCCAACGCGCCGGCACAAGATGCTGCTGCTGGGCGCAGGTCTGCTGGTGGTGCTCGGCGGCACGGCCGCGGTCGGGTTTGCCCTGACCGGCTTCGGCGCAGCATCCACCTCGTCGTTGGTGCCCACCCTGCCCCCGTCCGCCGCGGAACCTGCGCCGGCGGCATCGCCCACCGACTCCGCGGAGCCCGGCGAAGCCGCCGAGCCGGCCGCGCCGGTGCCATCCCCTGCCCCCGTGGCCGTCTTCCTCGGCGACTCCTACACGCAGGGCTATGGCGCGGTGCCCGTGGAGCGACGCTGGTCCTCGTTGGTGGCCGCGGACGCCGGATGGACCGAGGTGAACCAAGGCCTGGGTGGCACCGGGTATGTGACCCCCGCGGACCTGCACGCCTGCGGCCTGGACTACTGTCCCACCTATGTAGAGCGGGTGCCGGGCGTGATCGCTGCCGCCCCCGACATCGTCGTGGTCGCCGGCGGGCAGAACGACCGCTGGGCGTTGGCCGGCAACCCCGATCAGGTGCGGGCGGCGGTCGACGCGACCTTCGACGGCATCCGCCAGGGGTTGCCGAATGCTCGCATGATAGCCGTGGGCCCGTCGACCGCCGAAGCGCCAACGGCGCTCATCGTGGAGCTGGACGGCTGGGTGCGGGCCGCCGCCGAGCGCGTCGGTGCGGAGTACGTGAGCCTGATCGAACCCGTGCTGATCGAGGAGGCGATGATCGCGCCTGACCGGGTGCACGTGACGGATGCCGGCTATCGCGCCCTCGCTGACCGGGTGCTCGCGCAGACCAACCGGTGA
- a CDS encoding class F sortase, whose amino-acid sequence MSAFGMPTVARAARERGPQPARSGRPGRPAVGTALVGGLLAGLLLLSGCAAPGGAPAGTDPVGGAFTGLGGPASATLPGSIPGGSPAPDVQAAVTVPRMTASPAPSPAATVPRQSAALAAQPAPVSAPVRVRADALDIDMPIEAEGLGDGGAMALPANPAVAAWYRYGSGPGSAAGATVLAAHVDSLAYDIGPFAALADAPVGTEIVLETADGGAHRYTVASVESQKKPEVPWASVFDRTGQPRLTLVTCGGEFDYDARRYLSNVIVTAVPAP is encoded by the coding sequence GTGAGCGCGTTCGGGATGCCCACCGTGGCCCGCGCCGCGCGGGAGCGGGGCCCCCAACCGGCCCGCTCCGGCCGGCCCGGCCGGCCCGCCGTGGGCACCGCCTTGGTCGGCGGGCTGCTGGCGGGGCTGCTCCTGCTCAGCGGATGCGCCGCCCCGGGTGGGGCGCCGGCCGGCACTGATCCTGTCGGCGGCGCCTTCACCGGCCTGGGCGGCCCCGCCTCCGCCACGCTTCCCGGCAGCATACCGGGCGGCTCCCCGGCCCCCGATGTGCAGGCCGCGGTCACCGTGCCGCGGATGACAGCATCCCCGGCGCCCTCCCCGGCGGCCACCGTGCCCCGGCAGTCCGCAGCCCTGGCCGCGCAACCGGCTCCGGTCAGCGCCCCGGTGCGGGTGCGGGCCGACGCCCTCGACATCGACATGCCCATCGAGGCCGAAGGCCTGGGCGACGGTGGGGCGATGGCGCTGCCGGCCAACCCGGCCGTCGCCGCCTGGTACCGGTACGGATCCGGTCCAGGCAGCGCCGCCGGCGCCACCGTGCTCGCCGCGCACGTGGACTCCCTCGCCTACGACATCGGCCCGTTCGCCGCCCTGGCCGATGCCCCGGTGGGAACGGAAATCGTGTTGGAGACCGCCGACGGCGGCGCGCACCGGTACACCGTCGCATCCGTCGAAAGCCAGAAGAAGCCCGAGGTACCGTGGGCGAGCGTCTTCGACCGCACCGGGCAGCCCCGGCTCACCCTGGTGACCTGCGGCGGCGAGTTCGACTACGACGCCCGGCGATACCTGTCGAACGTGATCGTGACGGCGGTGCCTGCGCCATGA
- a CDS encoding aminoacyl-tRNA deacylase yields MAETGRERVEADARARGLEIDIVERPPADSLESAARLLGIEPAGIVKSLVVKRHDGDYIFVLVPGDRQISWAKLRALVGVNKLSLPHEDLALAATGYSRGTITPLGSSTAWPVFADERMRGTRVAMGAGEHGYSAFVDADALITAYDATVADITDELKPRS; encoded by the coding sequence ATGGCTGAAACAGGACGCGAACGGGTCGAAGCGGATGCGCGGGCGCGCGGACTCGAGATCGACATCGTCGAGCGGCCCCCGGCCGACAGCCTCGAGAGCGCGGCCCGGCTGCTGGGGATTGAACCGGCCGGCATCGTGAAGTCCCTCGTGGTGAAGCGGCACGACGGCGACTACATCTTCGTGCTCGTGCCCGGCGACCGGCAGATCAGCTGGGCCAAGCTGCGCGCGCTTGTGGGCGTGAACAAGCTCTCGCTGCCACACGAAGACCTGGCGCTGGCCGCCACCGGCTACTCCCGCGGCACCATCACCCCGCTGGGCAGCAGCACCGCCTGGCCGGTGTTCGCCGACGAGCGGATGCGCGGCACCCGCGTGGCGATGGGCGCGGGTGAGCACGGCTACTCGGCGTTCGTGGACGCGGATGCGCTGATCACCGCGTACGACGCCACGGTCGCCGACATCACCGACGAGCTCAAGCCCCGCTCCTAA
- a CDS encoding D-alanyl-D-alanine carboxypeptidase/D-alanyl-D-alanine-endopeptidase yields MDTPEPTVPNSGDPSTDPSGQPTERIGTADAAAAPAAPAGESTQRLEASTSDGAGSGAPAGTGAAAGTGASANLAALWANRRLRVILAAAVAFVLLGSGAIWAGAATGGLEPRAVPAAGTMSTPTPTPTPTPTTPELRPAPASATTASPLRTCSVADLAGDSRLGDFQAQVVNAATGEILFDRGGNTASRAASVLKVLTSAAALSVLGPDYRATTTVVAGSEPGQIVLVGGGDLTLSSTPTGDESFYEGAAHLDALAEQARTAAEGPITSVVLDSSYFGDPGWEPSWDRKEQTDGYMPEITALQVDGDRNDPYRSTSARSDDPVARAGAAFADELGGDVSVSVGTAPAGATVLASAQSQPVSVLIKQSLIVSDNALAEMLARLVAVEGGSGNTFGAIEPAVLAGLKGYGIDTTGIRIVDGSGLSDNNAVPPAYLTKLFQKINAREGNLGVIFDGLPVAGGDTGSLSYSDRFTGANADADGAVFAKTGWIDTGYTLSGIINADDGTTLTFAVYALGDVGDNAKQAIDTITTGFFRCGNNLSNN; encoded by the coding sequence GTGGATACTCCAGAACCGACCGTGCCGAACTCAGGGGACCCCTCGACCGACCCGTCCGGGCAACCGACCGAACGCATCGGCACCGCGGATGCCGCCGCCGCGCCGGCCGCCCCGGCTGGGGAATCCACCCAACGCCTTGAGGCCTCCACCTCTGACGGAGCCGGGTCGGGCGCTCCGGCCGGCACCGGCGCAGCCGCCGGCACCGGCGCATCCGCGAACCTCGCAGCCCTCTGGGCCAACCGGCGGCTGCGCGTCATCCTCGCGGCGGCCGTGGCCTTCGTGCTGCTCGGCAGCGGGGCCATCTGGGCGGGCGCCGCCACCGGAGGCCTCGAACCGCGGGCGGTTCCCGCGGCCGGGACCATGAGCACCCCGACCCCCACTCCCACTCCCACCCCGACCACCCCGGAGTTGCGACCGGCCCCCGCGTCCGCCACCACGGCTAGCCCGCTGCGCACCTGCTCGGTGGCCGACCTGGCCGGCGACTCCCGGCTCGGTGACTTCCAGGCGCAGGTCGTGAACGCCGCTACCGGCGAGATCCTCTTCGACCGCGGTGGCAACACCGCATCGCGCGCCGCCAGCGTGCTCAAGGTGCTCACCTCCGCGGCCGCCCTGAGCGTGCTCGGACCGGATTACCGCGCCACGACCACGGTTGTGGCCGGCAGCGAGCCCGGCCAGATCGTGCTCGTCGGCGGTGGCGACCTCACCCTGTCGAGCACCCCCACGGGTGACGAATCGTTCTACGAGGGCGCGGCCCACCTCGACGCCCTGGCCGAACAGGCCCGCACCGCGGCGGAAGGGCCGATCACCTCGGTGGTCCTGGACTCCTCCTACTTCGGTGACCCCGGCTGGGAACCCAGCTGGGACCGCAAGGAGCAGACCGACGGCTACATGCCCGAGATCACCGCGCTGCAGGTCGACGGCGACCGGAACGACCCCTACCGCAGCACCTCCGCGCGCAGCGACGACCCCGTCGCCCGCGCCGGCGCCGCCTTCGCCGATGAACTCGGCGGCGACGTCAGCGTGAGCGTGGGCACCGCCCCGGCCGGAGCCACCGTGCTCGCCTCGGCGCAGTCCCAGCCGGTGTCGGTGCTCATCAAGCAGTCCCTGATCGTCTCCGACAACGCCCTGGCCGAGATGCTGGCCCGCCTGGTGGCCGTCGAGGGCGGCTCCGGCAACACCTTCGGCGCCATCGAGCCCGCCGTGCTCGCCGGGCTGAAGGGGTACGGCATCGACACCACCGGCATCCGCATCGTGGACGGTTCGGGCCTGTCCGACAACAACGCGGTACCCCCTGCCTACCTCACCAAGCTGTTCCAGAAGATCAACGCCCGCGAGGGCAACCTGGGCGTCATCTTCGACGGCCTGCCCGTCGCCGGTGGCGACACCGGGTCCCTGTCGTACAGCGACCGGTTCACGGGCGCCAACGCGGATGCCGACGGTGCCGTCTTCGCCAAGACCGGCTGGATCGACACCGGCTACACCCTCTCCGGCATCATCAACGCCGACGACGGCACCACCCTGACCTTTGCCGTATACGCGCTGGGGGATGTGGGCGATAATGCGAAGCAGGCGATCGATACCATCACGACGGGGTTCTTCCGCTGCGGGAACAACCTCTCGAACAACTGA
- a CDS encoding DUF4397 domain-containing protein has translation MRKTLIVGVAAGALVALAGIAPANAADDVAQLSVLHGVPGLTVDVYVNGDLTLDNFEPGDLAGPLELAPGTYTVAITASDAADASSPAIGPVDLPLEGGKNYTAVAHLDAAGTPTATLFTNDISTVGAGEGRLTVRHVAAAPAVDILAGGTPVITNLSNPNESLLTLPAGTVSASVAATGTTDPVVGPADVNVAEGTNTIVYAWGSLADKNLALAVQTIDGLHSNPDGVPAGSAGLVATNQPGDATGWWIGGAALALVLAISAAAVYGTRRAEARR, from the coding sequence ATGCGCAAGACCCTTATCGTCGGCGTCGCAGCCGGCGCCCTTGTCGCCCTGGCGGGAATCGCCCCGGCGAACGCCGCAGACGACGTCGCCCAACTCTCGGTGTTGCACGGGGTTCCCGGCCTCACCGTCGACGTGTACGTGAACGGCGACCTCACCCTCGACAACTTCGAGCCCGGCGACCTCGCCGGCCCGCTCGAACTGGCGCCAGGCACCTACACGGTGGCGATCACGGCCTCGGATGCCGCGGACGCGAGCTCGCCGGCCATCGGCCCAGTCGACCTCCCGTTGGAGGGCGGCAAGAACTACACCGCCGTGGCCCACCTCGACGCCGCCGGAACGCCCACCGCCACCCTGTTCACCAACGACATCAGCACCGTCGGTGCCGGTGAAGGCCGGCTCACCGTGCGTCACGTGGCCGCGGCTCCAGCTGTGGACATCCTCGCGGGCGGCACGCCGGTGATCACCAACCTGAGCAACCCCAACGAGTCGCTGCTCACCCTGCCGGCCGGCACGGTATCGGCCTCGGTCGCCGCGACCGGAACCACCGACCCGGTGGTCGGCCCGGCCGACGTGAACGTGGCCGAGGGAACCAACACCATCGTCTACGCCTGGGGCAGCCTCGCCGACAAGAACCTGGCGCTGGCCGTGCAGACCATTGACGGTCTGCACTCCAACCCCGACGGTGTCCCGGCCGGCAGTGCCGGCCTGGTCGCCACCAACCAGCCCGGTGACGCCACCGGCTGGTGGATCGGCGGTGCGGCCCTCGCCCTGGTGCTGGCCATCAGCGCGGCAGCGGTCTACGGCACCCGTCGCGCCGAGGCGCGACGGTAG
- a CDS encoding Gfo/Idh/MocA family protein, translating to MTEALRWGILATGGIAHQFAGDLVKNGFMVQAVGSRSQASADAFAAEFGIPTAHPSYEALVADPEVDIVYVSTPHPFHAANAALALEAGKHVLVEKPITLNAAEARTLVALAESKNLLLLEAMWTRFLPHMGRIRELLAANALGDVHTLLADHTQDLPDDPEHRINSLPLGGGALLDLGIYPVSFASALFGAPEKILAAATFKDTGVDAQIASVFRYPGGQIATLHSASDTKGPNTASILGTAGRIDIDAVWYSPTSFRVYDSNNEVIESYDTPEFVGRGMHFQATEAERLVAAGLITSELLSTAESVQIMETLDEMRAQIGLVYPGE from the coding sequence ATGACTGAAGCACTTCGATGGGGAATCTTGGCCACGGGCGGAATCGCCCACCAGTTCGCGGGCGACCTGGTGAAGAACGGTTTCATGGTGCAGGCCGTCGGCTCCCGCAGCCAGGCGTCGGCGGATGCATTCGCCGCCGAATTCGGCATCCCCACCGCGCACCCCTCCTATGAGGCGCTCGTGGCGGACCCGGAGGTGGACATCGTCTACGTGTCCACCCCGCACCCGTTCCACGCGGCCAACGCCGCCCTCGCCCTCGAGGCCGGCAAGCACGTGCTCGTGGAGAAGCCGATCACCCTGAACGCCGCCGAAGCGCGCACCCTGGTGGCGCTCGCCGAGAGCAAGAACCTGCTGCTGCTCGAGGCCATGTGGACCCGGTTCCTGCCGCACATGGGGCGCATCCGCGAACTGCTCGCCGCCAACGCGCTCGGCGACGTGCACACGCTGCTCGCCGACCACACCCAGGACCTGCCCGACGATCCGGAGCACCGCATCAACTCGTTGCCGCTGGGCGGCGGCGCGCTGCTCGACCTCGGCATCTACCCGGTGTCGTTCGCGTCGGCACTGTTCGGTGCGCCGGAGAAGATCCTGGCCGCGGCCACGTTCAAGGACACCGGGGTGGATGCGCAGATCGCCAGCGTGTTCCGCTACCCGGGCGGGCAGATCGCAACGCTGCACTCCGCGAGCGACACCAAGGGACCGAACACCGCGAGCATCCTCGGCACCGCCGGACGCATCGACATCGACGCGGTCTGGTATTCGCCCACCTCGTTCCGCGTCTACGACAGCAACAACGAGGTCATCGAGAGCTATGACACGCCGGAATTCGTCGGGCGGGGCATGCACTTCCAGGCCACCGAGGCCGAGCGTCTCGTGGCCGCCGGACTGATCACCAGCGAGCTGCTGAGCACCGCCGAGTCGGTGCAGATCATGGAGACCCTCGATGAGATGCGCGCGCAGATCGGTCTGGTCTACCCCGGCGAGTAG
- a CDS encoding RNA polymerase sigma factor, producing the protein MSAPYANSTDDERDLASLVAAFRAGDERALAETYARWSSLVYTLAMRSLGDAGDAEDVTQKVFIAAWRGRGGFDEARAPLPAWIVGIARHCIADAHEARARQRRIEQSLVDDADTLAVDESADVAERLLLGEELNRLEPVPQRVMRLAFYEDLTHVQIADSLGLPLGTVKSHIRRSLTRLRTRLEANDDAS; encoded by the coding sequence GTGAGCGCACCCTACGCGAACAGCACCGACGACGAACGCGACCTCGCGAGCCTGGTCGCTGCCTTTCGCGCGGGCGACGAACGGGCGCTCGCCGAGACGTACGCACGCTGGTCGTCGCTCGTGTACACCCTCGCGATGCGTTCGCTGGGCGACGCCGGCGACGCCGAGGACGTCACCCAGAAGGTGTTCATCGCCGCCTGGCGCGGGCGCGGCGGCTTCGACGAGGCCCGGGCACCGCTGCCGGCCTGGATCGTGGGCATCGCCCGGCACTGCATCGCCGACGCTCACGAGGCCCGGGCCCGGCAACGGCGCATCGAACAGAGCCTCGTCGACGACGCCGACACCCTCGCCGTCGACGAGTCGGCGGATGTGGCCGAACGACTTCTGCTGGGCGAGGAACTCAACCGGCTCGAACCTGTGCCGCAACGGGTGATGCGGCTCGCGTTCTACGAAGACCTCACCCACGTGCAGATCGCCGATAGCCTCGGATTGCCGCTCGGCACCGTGAAAAGTCATATCCGCCGCAGTCTCACCCGGCTGCGCACCCGATTGGAGGCGAACGATGACGCATCTTGA
- a CDS encoding multidrug transporter yields the protein MSEKSFDENRHDQLTTAPKASEADAAPRVTVEEKSDGVTRIDVADTAAVRPGNPE from the coding sequence ATGAGCGAAAAATCCTTCGACGAGAACCGCCACGACCAGCTCACCACCGCACCCAAGGCGAGCGAGGCGGATGCCGCGCCGCGGGTGACCGTGGAGGAGAAGTCCGACGGGGTCACGCGCATCGACGTGGCCGACACGGCCGCCGTGCGCCCCGGCAACCCCGAGTAG
- a CDS encoding alpha-amylase family glycosyl hydrolase, which produces MPDWTEHVIWWHVYPLGFVGADVTGVDRRPTHRLRMLVPWLDYLLELGANGLALGPVFTSRTHGYDTTDYLEVDPRLGDTADLEYLLAEAHSRGIRVMLDGVFNHVGREFGPLVTALADPAAPENALFRRTPTGDLVAFEGHDALVTLNHADPAVADLVAGVMTYWLDRGVDAWRLDAAYALPAEFWAGVLPRVRDRHPEVYVMGEVLHGDYAEFVAASGVDAVTQYELWQAIWHGLAEANFFELDWTLTRHNAFLGAFVPYTFVGNHDVTRLASQIPDARHQAHALVLLLTLGGTPAIYYGDERGLQAVKEERAGGDDAIRPAYPESPADLDPAGAATFVLHQELIGLRRRHPWLHTATSRPLTLTNTGYVFEVTDGSHRLVVALNLSDEALPVDTDATPPLAGTADAGPAGVTVPPHGWAIFG; this is translated from the coding sequence GTGCCTGACTGGACCGAACACGTGATCTGGTGGCACGTGTATCCGCTCGGCTTCGTCGGAGCGGACGTCACCGGCGTCGACCGCCGGCCGACGCACCGGCTGCGGATGCTCGTACCCTGGTTGGACTATCTGCTCGAGCTCGGCGCCAACGGCTTGGCCCTCGGCCCGGTGTTCACCTCCCGCACGCACGGTTACGACACCACCGACTACCTCGAGGTGGATCCCCGGCTCGGCGACACCGCTGACCTCGAGTACCTTCTTGCCGAGGCGCACAGTCGCGGTATCCGGGTGATGCTCGACGGGGTCTTCAACCACGTGGGCCGCGAGTTCGGACCGTTGGTCACCGCGCTCGCCGACCCGGCCGCGCCCGAGAACGCCCTGTTCCGGCGCACGCCCACGGGCGACCTGGTGGCGTTCGAGGGGCACGACGCCCTGGTGACCCTCAACCACGCCGACCCGGCCGTCGCCGACCTTGTCGCCGGCGTGATGACCTACTGGCTCGACCGGGGTGTCGACGCGTGGCGCCTCGACGCCGCCTACGCCTTGCCCGCGGAGTTCTGGGCGGGCGTGCTCCCGCGGGTGCGCGACCGCCACCCGGAGGTGTACGTGATGGGCGAGGTGCTGCACGGCGACTACGCCGAGTTCGTCGCCGCATCCGGGGTCGACGCCGTCACCCAGTACGAGCTGTGGCAGGCGATCTGGCACGGCCTGGCCGAGGCCAACTTCTTCGAGCTGGACTGGACGCTCACCCGGCACAACGCGTTCCTGGGCGCCTTCGTGCCGTACACGTTCGTGGGCAATCACGACGTGACCCGGCTGGCCAGCCAGATCCCCGACGCGCGCCACCAAGCGCATGCCCTCGTGCTGCTGCTCACCCTGGGCGGCACCCCGGCCATCTACTACGGCGACGAACGGGGCCTGCAGGCCGTGAAGGAGGAGCGCGCCGGCGGCGACGATGCGATCCGGCCGGCCTATCCGGAGAGCCCCGCCGACCTCGACCCGGCCGGTGCTGCCACGTTCGTGCTGCACCAGGAGCTGATCGGGCTGCGCCGGCGGCACCCGTGGCTGCACACGGCCACGAGCCGGCCGCTCACCCTCACGAACACCGGGTACGTGTTCGAGGTGACCGACGGCAGTCATCGCCTGGTCGTGGCGCTCAACCTGAGCGACGAGGCCTTGCCGGTCGACACGGATGCGACCCCGCCGCTGGCCGGCACGGCCGACGCAGGCCCGGCCGGGGTCACGGTACCGCCGCACGGCTGGGCGATCTTCGGCTGA
- a CDS encoding isochorismatase family protein, with amino-acid sequence MTRALIIIDVQNDFTEGGALGVAGGAAVAEAISALLTAHPHSYEHVYASRDWHDAEGGNGGHFAVDAEPDYVDTWPVHCVADTPGAEYHPALHLPETTVHILKGQGQPGYSIFDGVDASGQKFGELLIADGVTDVDVVGLATDYCVRASGLDALDHGQHVRVFTDLVAGVAPESSEKALAELAHAGAVLATSELVEQA; translated from the coding sequence GTGACCCGCGCACTGATCATCATCGACGTTCAGAACGACTTCACCGAGGGCGGCGCCCTGGGCGTCGCCGGCGGGGCGGCGGTGGCCGAGGCCATCAGTGCGCTGCTCACGGCGCATCCGCACAGCTACGAGCACGTCTACGCCTCGCGCGACTGGCATGACGCCGAGGGCGGAAACGGCGGCCACTTCGCGGTGGACGCCGAACCCGACTACGTCGACACCTGGCCGGTGCACTGCGTGGCCGACACCCCCGGCGCCGAGTACCACCCGGCGTTGCACCTGCCCGAGACCACGGTGCATATCCTCAAGGGCCAGGGCCAGCCGGGCTACTCGATCTTCGACGGCGTCGACGCCTCGGGCCAGAAGTTCGGCGAGTTGCTCATCGCCGACGGCGTGACGGATGTCGATGTGGTCGGGCTGGCGACCGACTACTGTGTGCGGGCCAGCGGGCTTGACGCCCTGGACCACGGCCAGCACGTGCGGGTGTTCACCGACCTCGTGGCCGGGGTGGCGCCGGAGTCCAGCGAGAAGGCACTCGCTGAACTCGCGCACGCCGGCGCGGTGCTGGCGACCTCGGAACTCGTCGAGCAGGCCTGA